The following are encoded in a window of Syngnathus scovelli strain Florida chromosome 4, RoL_Ssco_1.2, whole genome shotgun sequence genomic DNA:
- the LOC125966964 gene encoding homeodomain-interacting protein kinase 2 isoform X2 has product MTSANFDGRRVKQGKPPQRPPLTKISVRLDFFSNTNKSNAAWSPPPLPSSAATPSSALSSSTPPHMTQSAFSACSSACSSEVDDQDLAEMEGSIVESKSSFYHILKLLDRGTSSHVFKCKNLNTAKDVALKIHKNYALFENEIEMQEIVSVLDPDKKSIVEFIETFTFKRHPCLVFELLDTNLFSMVLDKKWRTFSPNDIRPVAQQSIGVIHTDLKSDNIMLVNHSATPFRVKLIDFGLAICTVDAPLSYGLALQPMGNRAPEVALGLPFSEAIDMWSLGCVLSFLYLGNYLFLANSNYNMLRSMIEVVGRIPDHLLTASKNTYKYFKRSDRDNDGDHPKWRLMTEREYQDKTGVRPESLPWSFKCLDDLLKLKPEVSEPLELEDRKAFVDLLKCLLQMDPERRITPEEALRHPFLTMSHLSQHQASSSYVTDSVDKMKFCPTSTLEKQEPERRSVSGQPLKSRNWRQRFCGFLGAKRTDAPDGPPSCASAADERPLRRARGEDVTSQSWWRKLLRFFRTDDGGGSEPEPLPPPSRFQSRPGGGPKVPSEKPRWYQNCLFFPMNRIVPEPRRLPLRRGESPVRVQTCRDQDLLQPGPEKLTQSQNARADDDCSPRLNKSTQIDNVPRLGESSPPGADVSSRVGKDPSAPLNCDRRCRVNRDKSSGVQRSSRLKDGSARLTETTGVATPTRGNKSRVQHAAIAAAAAATNKPIRAKNDKRSHKLLPVKHNESSPVKKHGASRAHKPSTPLKTEQSSRVYKLRVKTDQTAPLNKWRVKN; this is encoded by the exons ATGACATCTGCCAACTTTGATGGCAGGCGTGTGAAACAAGGGAAACCTCCTCAGCGTCCGCCCCTGACAAAGATTTCCGTGcgactggattttttttctaatacaaacaagtcCAATGCTGCCtggtcgccgccgccgctgccgtccTCTGCCGCAACGCCCTCCTctgcgctgtcatcctccacccCACCACACATGACACAG TCTGCGTTCTCTGCGTGTTCTTCAGCGTGCTCTTCCGAGGTGGACGACCAGGATCTGGCAGAGATGGAAGGTTCCATCGTGGAGAGCAAAAGCAGCTTCTACCACATCCTCAAGCTTCTGGACCGAGGAACCAGCAGTCACGTCTTCAAGTGCAAAAACCTGAACACCGCCAAGGACGTGGCTCTCAAGATCCACAAGAACTACGCGCTCTTTGAAAACGAg ATCGAGATGCAAGAGATTGTGAGCGTGCTGGACCCGGACAAGAAGAGCATCGTGGAGTTCATCGAGACCTTCACTTTCAAGCGACACCCGTGCCTGGTCTTTGAGCTTCTGGACACCAACTTGTTCAGCATGGTGCTGGATAAGAAATGGAGGACCTTCTCGCCCAACGACATCCGACCCGTGGCCCAACAG AGTATCGGGGTGATCCACACGGACCTCAAGTCAGATAACATCATGCTGGTCAACCACAGCGCCACGCCCTTCCGGGTCAAGCTGATTGACTTTGGACTCGCCATCTGCACGGTGGACGCGCCCCTCAGTTACGGCTTGGCCCTGCAGCCCATGGGCAACAG GGCGCCGGAAGTGGCCCTGGGTCTGCCCTTCTCCGAGGCCATCGACATGTGGTCCCTGGGCTGCGTGCTGTCCTTCTTGTACCTGGGCAACTACCTCTTTTTGGCCAACTCCAACTACAACATG CTGCGGAGCATGATCGAGGTGGTGGGTCGCATTCCCGATCATCTGCTGACTGCCAGCAAAAACACTTACAAGTACTTCAAGAGGAGCGACCGAGACAATGACGGCGATCATCCCAAATGGCGGCTCATG ACCGAGAGGGAGTATCAGGACAAAACTGGAGTTCGTCCCGAGTCTCTGCCGTGGTCCTTCAAGTGTTTGGATGACCTGCTCAAG ctcaagccggagGTGAGCGAGCCGCTGGAGTTGGAGGATCGGAAGGCCTTTGTAGACCTCCTCAAGTGTCTTCTCCAGATGGACCCCGAGCGCAGGATCACCCCCGAGGAGGCGCTCAGGCACCCCTTTCTCACTATGAGCCACCTGAGCCAGCACCAGGCCAGCAGCTCCTA CGTGACTGACAGCGTTGATAAGATGAAGTTCTGTCCAACGAGTACCTTGGAGAAGCAAGAGCCGGAGCGTCGCTCCGTGTCGGGTCAGCCGCTCAAGTCCAGGAACTGGCGTCAAAGGTTTTGCGGTTTCCTCGGCGCCAAAAGGACGGACGCTCCCGACGGCCCGCCGAGCTGCGCTTCTGCGGCTGACGAGAGGCCTCTCCGTCGGGCCCGTGGAGAGGATGTCACGTCACAGAGCTGGTGGCGCAAATTGCTTCGGTTCTTTAGGACCGACGATGGCGGCGGCAGCGAGCCCGAGCCGCTTCCTCCTCCGAGCAGATTTCAAAGTCGACCCGGCGGCGGTCCAAAGGTCCCTTCTGAGAAGCCCCGCTGGTATCAAAACTGCCTCTTCTTCCCAATGAATCGGATCGTTCCGGAACCGCGCCGCCTTCCCCTCCGCCGAGGCGAGTCCCCCGTACGGGTCCAGACCTGCCGGGACCAGGACCTCCTCCAACCCGGACCTGAAAAATTGACGCAAAGCCAGAACGCTCGAGCGGATGACGACTGCTCGCCGCGACTCAACAAATCCACCCAAATCGACAACGTGCCGCGACTCGGCGAGTCGTCACCGCCGGGAGCCGACGTGTCGTCGCGTGTTGGCAAAGACCCGTCGGCGCCACTCAACTGTGACCGAAGATGTCGAGTTAACCGTGACAAGTCGTCAGGAGTTCAGCGGTCGTCCCGACTTAAGGACGGGTCGGCGCGACTTACCGAGACCACGGGAGTTGCCACGCCCACGCGAGGCAACAAGTCACGAGTTCAACACGCCGccatcgccgccgccgccgccgccaccaacaAGCCGATCCGAGCTAAAAACGATAAGCGGTCACACAAGTTGTTGCCCGTCAAACACAATGAGTCGTCGCCGGTTAAAAAGCACGGCGCGTCACGAGCCCACAAGCCGTCGACGCCGCTCAAAACCGAGCAGTCGTCGCGAGTTTACAAGTTGCGAGTGAAAACGGACCAGACGGCGCCGCTCAACAAGTGGCGAGTGAAAAACTAA
- the LOC125966964 gene encoding homeodomain-interacting protein kinase 2 isoform X1, producing the protein MTSANFDGRRVKQGKPPQRPPLTKISVRLDFFSNTNKSNAAWSPPPLPSSAATPSSALSSSTPPHMTQSAFSACSSACSSEVDDQDLAEMEGSIVESKSSFYHILKLLDRGTSSHVFKCKNLNTAKDVALKIHKNYALFENEIEMQEIVSVLDPDKKSIVEFIETFTFKRHPCLVFELLDTNLFSMVLDKKWRTFSPNDIRPVAQQLLTAFDALKSIGVIHTDLKSDNIMLVNHSATPFRVKLIDFGLAICTVDAPLSYGLALQPMGNRAPEVALGLPFSEAIDMWSLGCVLSFLYLGNYLFLANSNYNMLRSMIEVVGRIPDHLLTASKNTYKYFKRSDRDNDGDHPKWRLMTEREYQDKTGVRPESLPWSFKCLDDLLKLKPEVSEPLELEDRKAFVDLLKCLLQMDPERRITPEEALRHPFLTMSHLSQHQASSSYVTDSVDKMKFCPTSTLEKQEPERRSVSGQPLKSRNWRQRFCGFLGAKRTDAPDGPPSCASAADERPLRRARGEDVTSQSWWRKLLRFFRTDDGGGSEPEPLPPPSRFQSRPGGGPKVPSEKPRWYQNCLFFPMNRIVPEPRRLPLRRGESPVRVQTCRDQDLLQPGPEKLTQSQNARADDDCSPRLNKSTQIDNVPRLGESSPPGADVSSRVGKDPSAPLNCDRRCRVNRDKSSGVQRSSRLKDGSARLTETTGVATPTRGNKSRVQHAAIAAAAAATNKPIRAKNDKRSHKLLPVKHNESSPVKKHGASRAHKPSTPLKTEQSSRVYKLRVKTDQTAPLNKWRVKN; encoded by the exons ATGACATCTGCCAACTTTGATGGCAGGCGTGTGAAACAAGGGAAACCTCCTCAGCGTCCGCCCCTGACAAAGATTTCCGTGcgactggattttttttctaatacaaacaagtcCAATGCTGCCtggtcgccgccgccgctgccgtccTCTGCCGCAACGCCCTCCTctgcgctgtcatcctccacccCACCACACATGACACAG TCTGCGTTCTCTGCGTGTTCTTCAGCGTGCTCTTCCGAGGTGGACGACCAGGATCTGGCAGAGATGGAAGGTTCCATCGTGGAGAGCAAAAGCAGCTTCTACCACATCCTCAAGCTTCTGGACCGAGGAACCAGCAGTCACGTCTTCAAGTGCAAAAACCTGAACACCGCCAAGGACGTGGCTCTCAAGATCCACAAGAACTACGCGCTCTTTGAAAACGAg ATCGAGATGCAAGAGATTGTGAGCGTGCTGGACCCGGACAAGAAGAGCATCGTGGAGTTCATCGAGACCTTCACTTTCAAGCGACACCCGTGCCTGGTCTTTGAGCTTCTGGACACCAACTTGTTCAGCATGGTGCTGGATAAGAAATGGAGGACCTTCTCGCCCAACGACATCCGACCCGTGGCCCAACAG CTTCTGACAGCTTTTGATGCCCTCAAGAGTATCGGGGTGATCCACACGGACCTCAAGTCAGATAACATCATGCTGGTCAACCACAGCGCCACGCCCTTCCGGGTCAAGCTGATTGACTTTGGACTCGCCATCTGCACGGTGGACGCGCCCCTCAGTTACGGCTTGGCCCTGCAGCCCATGGGCAACAG GGCGCCGGAAGTGGCCCTGGGTCTGCCCTTCTCCGAGGCCATCGACATGTGGTCCCTGGGCTGCGTGCTGTCCTTCTTGTACCTGGGCAACTACCTCTTTTTGGCCAACTCCAACTACAACATG CTGCGGAGCATGATCGAGGTGGTGGGTCGCATTCCCGATCATCTGCTGACTGCCAGCAAAAACACTTACAAGTACTTCAAGAGGAGCGACCGAGACAATGACGGCGATCATCCCAAATGGCGGCTCATG ACCGAGAGGGAGTATCAGGACAAAACTGGAGTTCGTCCCGAGTCTCTGCCGTGGTCCTTCAAGTGTTTGGATGACCTGCTCAAG ctcaagccggagGTGAGCGAGCCGCTGGAGTTGGAGGATCGGAAGGCCTTTGTAGACCTCCTCAAGTGTCTTCTCCAGATGGACCCCGAGCGCAGGATCACCCCCGAGGAGGCGCTCAGGCACCCCTTTCTCACTATGAGCCACCTGAGCCAGCACCAGGCCAGCAGCTCCTA CGTGACTGACAGCGTTGATAAGATGAAGTTCTGTCCAACGAGTACCTTGGAGAAGCAAGAGCCGGAGCGTCGCTCCGTGTCGGGTCAGCCGCTCAAGTCCAGGAACTGGCGTCAAAGGTTTTGCGGTTTCCTCGGCGCCAAAAGGACGGACGCTCCCGACGGCCCGCCGAGCTGCGCTTCTGCGGCTGACGAGAGGCCTCTCCGTCGGGCCCGTGGAGAGGATGTCACGTCACAGAGCTGGTGGCGCAAATTGCTTCGGTTCTTTAGGACCGACGATGGCGGCGGCAGCGAGCCCGAGCCGCTTCCTCCTCCGAGCAGATTTCAAAGTCGACCCGGCGGCGGTCCAAAGGTCCCTTCTGAGAAGCCCCGCTGGTATCAAAACTGCCTCTTCTTCCCAATGAATCGGATCGTTCCGGAACCGCGCCGCCTTCCCCTCCGCCGAGGCGAGTCCCCCGTACGGGTCCAGACCTGCCGGGACCAGGACCTCCTCCAACCCGGACCTGAAAAATTGACGCAAAGCCAGAACGCTCGAGCGGATGACGACTGCTCGCCGCGACTCAACAAATCCACCCAAATCGACAACGTGCCGCGACTCGGCGAGTCGTCACCGCCGGGAGCCGACGTGTCGTCGCGTGTTGGCAAAGACCCGTCGGCGCCACTCAACTGTGACCGAAGATGTCGAGTTAACCGTGACAAGTCGTCAGGAGTTCAGCGGTCGTCCCGACTTAAGGACGGGTCGGCGCGACTTACCGAGACCACGGGAGTTGCCACGCCCACGCGAGGCAACAAGTCACGAGTTCAACACGCCGccatcgccgccgccgccgccgccaccaacaAGCCGATCCGAGCTAAAAACGATAAGCGGTCACACAAGTTGTTGCCCGTCAAACACAATGAGTCGTCGCCGGTTAAAAAGCACGGCGCGTCACGAGCCCACAAGCCGTCGACGCCGCTCAAAACCGAGCAGTCGTCGCGAGTTTACAAGTTGCGAGTGAAAACGGACCAGACGGCGCCGCTCAACAAGTGGCGAGTGAAAAACTAA
- the LOC125966964 gene encoding homeodomain-interacting protein kinase 2 isoform X3 has protein sequence MEGSIVESKSSFYHILKLLDRGTSSHVFKCKNLNTAKDVALKIHKNYALFENEIEMQEIVSVLDPDKKSIVEFIETFTFKRHPCLVFELLDTNLFSMVLDKKWRTFSPNDIRPVAQQLLTAFDALKSIGVIHTDLKSDNIMLVNHSATPFRVKLIDFGLAICTVDAPLSYGLALQPMGNRAPEVALGLPFSEAIDMWSLGCVLSFLYLGNYLFLANSNYNMLRSMIEVVGRIPDHLLTASKNTYKYFKRSDRDNDGDHPKWRLMTEREYQDKTGVRPESLPWSFKCLDDLLKLKPEVSEPLELEDRKAFVDLLKCLLQMDPERRITPEEALRHPFLTMSHLSQHQASSSYVTDSVDKMKFCPTSTLEKQEPERRSVSGQPLKSRNWRQRFCGFLGAKRTDAPDGPPSCASAADERPLRRARGEDVTSQSWWRKLLRFFRTDDGGGSEPEPLPPPSRFQSRPGGGPKVPSEKPRWYQNCLFFPMNRIVPEPRRLPLRRGESPVRVQTCRDQDLLQPGPEKLTQSQNARADDDCSPRLNKSTQIDNVPRLGESSPPGADVSSRVGKDPSAPLNCDRRCRVNRDKSSGVQRSSRLKDGSARLTETTGVATPTRGNKSRVQHAAIAAAAAATNKPIRAKNDKRSHKLLPVKHNESSPVKKHGASRAHKPSTPLKTEQSSRVYKLRVKTDQTAPLNKWRVKN, from the exons ATGGAAGGTTCCATCGTGGAGAGCAAAAGCAGCTTCTACCACATCCTCAAGCTTCTGGACCGAGGAACCAGCAGTCACGTCTTCAAGTGCAAAAACCTGAACACCGCCAAGGACGTGGCTCTCAAGATCCACAAGAACTACGCGCTCTTTGAAAACGAg ATCGAGATGCAAGAGATTGTGAGCGTGCTGGACCCGGACAAGAAGAGCATCGTGGAGTTCATCGAGACCTTCACTTTCAAGCGACACCCGTGCCTGGTCTTTGAGCTTCTGGACACCAACTTGTTCAGCATGGTGCTGGATAAGAAATGGAGGACCTTCTCGCCCAACGACATCCGACCCGTGGCCCAACAG CTTCTGACAGCTTTTGATGCCCTCAAGAGTATCGGGGTGATCCACACGGACCTCAAGTCAGATAACATCATGCTGGTCAACCACAGCGCCACGCCCTTCCGGGTCAAGCTGATTGACTTTGGACTCGCCATCTGCACGGTGGACGCGCCCCTCAGTTACGGCTTGGCCCTGCAGCCCATGGGCAACAG GGCGCCGGAAGTGGCCCTGGGTCTGCCCTTCTCCGAGGCCATCGACATGTGGTCCCTGGGCTGCGTGCTGTCCTTCTTGTACCTGGGCAACTACCTCTTTTTGGCCAACTCCAACTACAACATG CTGCGGAGCATGATCGAGGTGGTGGGTCGCATTCCCGATCATCTGCTGACTGCCAGCAAAAACACTTACAAGTACTTCAAGAGGAGCGACCGAGACAATGACGGCGATCATCCCAAATGGCGGCTCATG ACCGAGAGGGAGTATCAGGACAAAACTGGAGTTCGTCCCGAGTCTCTGCCGTGGTCCTTCAAGTGTTTGGATGACCTGCTCAAG ctcaagccggagGTGAGCGAGCCGCTGGAGTTGGAGGATCGGAAGGCCTTTGTAGACCTCCTCAAGTGTCTTCTCCAGATGGACCCCGAGCGCAGGATCACCCCCGAGGAGGCGCTCAGGCACCCCTTTCTCACTATGAGCCACCTGAGCCAGCACCAGGCCAGCAGCTCCTA CGTGACTGACAGCGTTGATAAGATGAAGTTCTGTCCAACGAGTACCTTGGAGAAGCAAGAGCCGGAGCGTCGCTCCGTGTCGGGTCAGCCGCTCAAGTCCAGGAACTGGCGTCAAAGGTTTTGCGGTTTCCTCGGCGCCAAAAGGACGGACGCTCCCGACGGCCCGCCGAGCTGCGCTTCTGCGGCTGACGAGAGGCCTCTCCGTCGGGCCCGTGGAGAGGATGTCACGTCACAGAGCTGGTGGCGCAAATTGCTTCGGTTCTTTAGGACCGACGATGGCGGCGGCAGCGAGCCCGAGCCGCTTCCTCCTCCGAGCAGATTTCAAAGTCGACCCGGCGGCGGTCCAAAGGTCCCTTCTGAGAAGCCCCGCTGGTATCAAAACTGCCTCTTCTTCCCAATGAATCGGATCGTTCCGGAACCGCGCCGCCTTCCCCTCCGCCGAGGCGAGTCCCCCGTACGGGTCCAGACCTGCCGGGACCAGGACCTCCTCCAACCCGGACCTGAAAAATTGACGCAAAGCCAGAACGCTCGAGCGGATGACGACTGCTCGCCGCGACTCAACAAATCCACCCAAATCGACAACGTGCCGCGACTCGGCGAGTCGTCACCGCCGGGAGCCGACGTGTCGTCGCGTGTTGGCAAAGACCCGTCGGCGCCACTCAACTGTGACCGAAGATGTCGAGTTAACCGTGACAAGTCGTCAGGAGTTCAGCGGTCGTCCCGACTTAAGGACGGGTCGGCGCGACTTACCGAGACCACGGGAGTTGCCACGCCCACGCGAGGCAACAAGTCACGAGTTCAACACGCCGccatcgccgccgccgccgccgccaccaacaAGCCGATCCGAGCTAAAAACGATAAGCGGTCACACAAGTTGTTGCCCGTCAAACACAATGAGTCGTCGCCGGTTAAAAAGCACGGCGCGTCACGAGCCCACAAGCCGTCGACGCCGCTCAAAACCGAGCAGTCGTCGCGAGTTTACAAGTTGCGAGTGAAAACGGACCAGACGGCGCCGCTCAACAAGTGGCGAGTGAAAAACTAA